A window from Drosophila subpulchrella strain 33 F10 #4 breed RU33 unplaced genomic scaffold, RU_Dsub_v1.1 Primary Assembly Seq63, whole genome shotgun sequence encodes these proteins:
- the LOC119562571 gene encoding RNA polymerase I-specific transcription initiation factor RRN3-like yields the protein MLCICIAPIETTCKDLHFLECLQLSRIAGCHLNPLRYCLASVATAFADVSRTYQLAYCYTVLHSSPRRKLPIVSVRGKCKTEEKLETLFPFNHYVLKLSKKYIEANFIVHQCKGTDNCVCGSTNKSLSTPPDDEEDDFIISDMLKHLEMSTKQ from the exons ATGCTCTGTATATGCATTGCTCCGATAGAaacgacctgcaagg atttgcaTTTTCTTGAGTGTCTGCAGTTATCCCGCATCGCGGGATGTCACTTAAATCCCCTGCGATACTGTCTAGCCTCAGTGGCCACAGCATTCGCTGATGTTTCGAGAACTTACCAGCTGGCCTACTGTTATACAGTTTTGCATAGTAGCCCTCGGCGTAAACTACCCATTGTTTCCGTCCGTGGAAAATGTAAGACCGAGGAAAAGCttgaaacgttattccccttCAACCACTATGTGCTAAAGCT ATCGAAGAAGTATATTGAGGCCAACTTCATAGTTCACCAATGCAAAGGCACGGATAATTGTGTGTGTGGCTCTACCAATAAGTCCCTTTCTACACCACCAGATGACGAGGAGGACGATTTCATTATATCGGACATGCTAAAGCATTTGGAAATGTCTACGAAGCAATAG